The following proteins are co-located in the Dromiciops gliroides isolate mDroGli1 chromosome 2, mDroGli1.pri, whole genome shotgun sequence genome:
- the NEIL1 gene encoding endonuclease 8-like 1 isoform X1 yields the protein MPEGPELHLASCYVNTMCKNLVFGGRVEKSEVSRNPEVPFESSAYQIMATSRGKEVRLTLSPLPEAHPPQAPLDIVFRFGMSGSFQMVPADALPKHAHLRFYTVSPPPSRALCFVDIRRFGHWEVQGTWQPGRGPCVLLEYERFRENVLQNLADKTFDKPICEALLDQKFFNGIGNYLRAEILHRLKIPPFEKARTVLEALKHRKPSPELTLSKKVKAKLENPDLLELCHSVPMEVIQLGGKGYGMEEDEDDFSAFRAWLRCYSVSGMNCLRDRHGRTIWFQGDPGPLAPKGGKSLKKRVKEKSIPDVTDLEDPTSLPKKSPTRARKPGKKSQKKGSFDPGAKRNVESTKSQPQLKTSARTPPGNDPGILEGKQQLVTQGRAGRTRRRKASSKPRLSSSSSLPLEHQGHDTISLSPP from the exons ATGCCTGAGGGCCCAGAGCTCCACTTGGCCAGCTGCTATGTGAACACCATGTGCAAGAACCTGGTGTTTGGGGGGCGGGTGGAAAAGTCCGAGGTGAGCCGGAACCCCGAGGTGCCCTTTGAGAGCAGCGCCTACCAGATCATGGCCACCTCTCGGGGCAAGGAGGTACGGCTGACGCTGAGCCCGCTGCCAGAGGCCCACCCCCCACAGGCACCCCTGGACATCGTGTTCCGCTTTGGCATGTCTGGCTCCTTTCAGATGGTGCCTGCAGATGCCCTGCCCAAGCATGCCCACCTTCGCTTCTATACGGTCTCTCCTCCACCCAGCCGAGCCCTCTGCTTTGTGGACATCCGGCGCTTTGGCCACTGGGAGGTCCAGGGCACTTGGCAGCCTGGGCGAGGCCCCTGCGTGCTGCTGGAGTATGAGAGGTTCAG GGAGAATGTGCTCCAGAACTTGGCTGACAAGACCTTCGACAAGCCCATTTGTGAAGCTCTCCTAGACCAGAAATTCTTCAACGGCATTGGCAACTATCTTCGGGCAGAGATTCTTCACCG GCTGAAAATCCCTCCCTTTGAGAAGGCCCGAACTGTCCTGGAGGCCCTGAAGCATCGGAAGCCG AGCCCAGAACTGACCTTGAGCAAGAAAGTCAAAGCGAAACTAGAGAACCCAGACTTACTGGAGCTGTGCCACTCAGTACCCATGGAGGTGATCCAACTAG GGGGTAAGGGTTATGGAatggaggaggatgaagatgacTTTTCAGCTTTCCGGGCCTGGTTACGCTGCTACTCTGTGTCCGGCATGAACTGCCTCCGGGATAGGCACGGCAGAACCATTTGGTTCCAG GGAGACCCTGGACCTCTGGCCCCCAAAG GAGGGAAATCCCTTAAGAAGCGTGTGAAGGAAAAATCCATCCCTGATGTTACTGATTTAGAG GACCCTACATCTCTGCCAAAGAAGAGCCCCACCAGAGCAAGGAAACCAGGCAAGAAGTCACAGAAGAAGGGGTCTTTTGACCCAGGAGCCAAGAGAAATGTGGAATCAACTAAATCCCAGCCCCAGTTGAAGACTTCTGCTCGAACACCCCCCGGGAATGATCCGGGAATTCTGGAAGGAAAACAGCAGCTGGTGACCCAAGGACGAGCAG gcagaaccaggaggaggAAGGCTAGTTCCAAGCCCAGgctctcttcatcttcctctctaCCTCTGGAGCACCAGGGGCATGACACAATTAGTCTGTCTCCTCCTTGA
- the NEIL1 gene encoding endonuclease 8-like 1 isoform X2 — translation MPEGPELHLASCYVNTMCKNLVFGGRVEKSEVSRNPEVPFESSAYQIMATSRGKEVRLTLSPLPEAHPPQAPLDIVFRFGMSGSFQMVPADALPKHAHLRFYTVSPPPSRALCFVDIRRFGHWEVQGTWQPGRGPCVLLEYERFRENVLQNLADKTFDKPICEALLDQKFFNGIGNYLRAEILHRLKIPPFEKARTVLEALKHRKPSPELTLSKKVKAKLENPDLLELCHSVPMEVIQLGGKGYGMEEDEDDFSAFRAWLRCYSVSGMNCLRDRHGRTIWFQGDPGPLAPKGPYISAKEEPHQSKETRQEVTEEGVF, via the exons ATGCCTGAGGGCCCAGAGCTCCACTTGGCCAGCTGCTATGTGAACACCATGTGCAAGAACCTGGTGTTTGGGGGGCGGGTGGAAAAGTCCGAGGTGAGCCGGAACCCCGAGGTGCCCTTTGAGAGCAGCGCCTACCAGATCATGGCCACCTCTCGGGGCAAGGAGGTACGGCTGACGCTGAGCCCGCTGCCAGAGGCCCACCCCCCACAGGCACCCCTGGACATCGTGTTCCGCTTTGGCATGTCTGGCTCCTTTCAGATGGTGCCTGCAGATGCCCTGCCCAAGCATGCCCACCTTCGCTTCTATACGGTCTCTCCTCCACCCAGCCGAGCCCTCTGCTTTGTGGACATCCGGCGCTTTGGCCACTGGGAGGTCCAGGGCACTTGGCAGCCTGGGCGAGGCCCCTGCGTGCTGCTGGAGTATGAGAGGTTCAG GGAGAATGTGCTCCAGAACTTGGCTGACAAGACCTTCGACAAGCCCATTTGTGAAGCTCTCCTAGACCAGAAATTCTTCAACGGCATTGGCAACTATCTTCGGGCAGAGATTCTTCACCG GCTGAAAATCCCTCCCTTTGAGAAGGCCCGAACTGTCCTGGAGGCCCTGAAGCATCGGAAGCCG AGCCCAGAACTGACCTTGAGCAAGAAAGTCAAAGCGAAACTAGAGAACCCAGACTTACTGGAGCTGTGCCACTCAGTACCCATGGAGGTGATCCAACTAG GGGGTAAGGGTTATGGAatggaggaggatgaagatgacTTTTCAGCTTTCCGGGCCTGGTTACGCTGCTACTCTGTGTCCGGCATGAACTGCCTCCGGGATAGGCACGGCAGAACCATTTGGTTCCAG GGAGACCCTGGACCTCTGGCCCCCAAAG GACCCTACATCTCTGCCAAAGAAGAGCCCCACCAGAGCAAGGAAACCAGGCAAGAAGTCACAGAAGAAGGGGTCTTTTGA